One region of Chryseobacterium sp. C-71 genomic DNA includes:
- a CDS encoding VF530 family DNA-binding protein → MEQQSKDPLHGKRLDTILEELVEYYQGFEELGKQINIKCFTDNPSINSSLKFLRKTDWARTKVESLYLYVLRQKKKQARNKEE, encoded by the coding sequence ATGGAACAACAATCTAAAGATCCTTTACACGGAAAACGTCTTGATACCATCCTTGAAGAACTGGTGGAATATTATCAAGGTTTTGAGGAGTTAGGAAAACAAATTAATATCAAATGTTTTACAGATAACCCAAGCATCAATTCTTCTCTGAAGTTTTTACGAAAAACAGATTGGGCGAGGACAAAAGTGGAGAGTTTGTATTTGTATGTTTTGAGGCAGAAGAAAAAACAGGCGAGAAATAAAGAAGAATAG